DNA from Intestinimonas massiliensis (ex Afouda et al. 2020):
TCACCGACTCCATGCTCCATGACGGCCTGGTGGATGAGTTGTCCGGAGGTCATATGGGCGTCACGGCGGAAAATGTAGCCAAGCGCTACGGCATTACCCGGCAGGAGTGCGATGAGCTGGCCGTCTTGAGTCATCAGCGTGCCTGCGCCGCCATTGATGCCGGAACATTTAAGGACGAGATTGTCCCGATGGAAGTCCGCAGCCGAAAAGGCACTGTGGTGGTGGATACCGACGAGCATCCCATTCGGGGTGCTGATCTGGCGTCCATGGCCCAGCTTCCCCCGGCCTTTCTGCGGGACGGCGTGGTCACCGCGGCCAACGCCTCCGGGATCAACGACGCGGCGGCGGCGGCGGTGGTCATGTCAAAAGAAAAGGCCGACGCGCTGGGCATCGCTCCCCTGGCAAAGATGCTCCATATCTGCGGTGAGGGAGTGGAGCCCGAGGTCATGGGCCTGGGTCCCGCCGTGGCCATTCCCAAGTGTCTGAAAGCGGTCGGCCTGGCATTTGAGGATGTGGACTACTGGGAGGTCAACGAAGCCTTTGCCGCCCAGTTCATCGGAGTGGAACGGATGCTCCAGGAAGAGCACGGCATTCAGATGGACCGGGCGCGGACCAATATCAACGGCTCTGGCATCTCCCTAGGGCATCCAGTGGGCTGTACCGCCCTGCGGATCGTGGTGTCGCTGATCTATGAGATGCTCCACTCAGGGCACCGGGTGGGAGGCGCCGCACTGTGCGTGGGCGGCGGTCCGGCCATGGCCTCCCTGTGGGAGCGCATCTGACCCATTCCGGATCATGCCCTGTGTGGATTGGGATATATCCAGAAGGAACCGGCTGGGGCCGTGGCCCCAGCCGGTTCCTTCTGAATAGTATGGGGAAGGGCAATCACTGGCACCGGCGCTGGAACTCCGAGGGAGAGAACCCCACCGCCTTTTTGAAGGTGCTGCTGAAATAAGTGATATCCCGATAGCCCACCTGCTCGGCCACCTCATAGACCTTGCTGCGGCAGTCCTTGAGCAGCTCCATAGCCTTGTGCATCCGGTAGCTGGTCAGGTAGCCGGACAGGGTATAGGAGGTTTCCTTTTTGAATACATGGCTCAGATGGCTCTCGCTGACGCCCAGATGGCCGGCGATGGAGCTCACCCCGATCTCCGGGTCGTTGTAGTGCTCGGAGATGTAGTTGAGGGCCTCCATAACATATTTGCTTTTGCCCCGGAGCTCCTCGGGACCGGCGGGGGACGCCGGATGCCGCTCCTCCCGCTCCCGGCGCTGGATACGCTCGACGACGGCCTCCAGCTCCCCGTCGCGGAAGGGCTTGAGCAGATAGTCCACCGCCCCCAGCTTCACCGCCGCCTGGGCATAGGAGAAGTCGCTGTAGGCGGTGAGGAGGATCACATAGGCCCGGTTGCCCTGGGCCCTGAGCTGCCGTACCATCTCCAGTCCATCCAGCCTGGGCATCTTGATGTCGGTAACGATGAGGTCGGGGCGGTAGCGTGCGATGACCTCCAGTCCCTCCTGGCCGTTGGCGGCCTCCCCCACCACGGCGCAGCCCACAGAGGCCCAGTCCACCGCCAGAACGATACCCTTGCGGACCAGCTCCTCGTCCTCCACGACGACCACCTTTAGCATGAGGGGACCTCCCTTCTCGTAATGGGCAGGGTAATGCGCACACAGGTGCCCCGGCCGCCCGTGGGGACGAAGCGCAGGCCGTTGTCCGGCCCGTAGTGCAGCCGCAGGATGGCGTCCACATTGTGCAGACCCAGGTGACGCCCCGGGCCGGGCAGGATCTGGGCCTGAAAATTGCGCAGGCTCTCCTCCGACATGCCGCGGCCGTCGTCGGAGACGGTGATCAGGAGGTGGCCCGGCTCCTCCCGGGCCGAGACCACGATCTCGCCGCCGTCGCTGTCCTCAAACCCGTGGATGATGGCGTTCTCCACCAGAGGCTGGAGCATCAGCTTGGGCACCAGCACATCCAGCAGGCCGTCGTCCACCTGGGTGCGGAGCTGGAAGGTGCCGGAGAAGCGGATGCGCTGGATCTCCACATAGCGGTCCAGCAGCCGCAGCTCCTGCTCCAGGGGGACAAATTCGTCGTTGGTGATGCTGCTGCGCAGGATGTCGGCCAGGTCAGCGGAGATGGTGGCCACCTCGGGGACCTGGTGGATCTTGCCCAGCCACTTGACCGTGTCCAGGGTATTGTAGAGGAAGTGGGGGTTGAGCTGGGCCTGCATCATCCGGATCTGGGCATCGTTGAGCTCCCGCTGCTGGCGCAGGGACTGCTCCAGGTTCTCCTCCAGCCGCCGGGTCATCCGGTTGAAGCGCCCGGCCAATTGGGCCATCTCGTCGGCGCCCCGGGGCTCCACCCGGGCGTCCAGATTGCCTCTCTCCACCTCCTCCATGGCGCTGTTGAGCGCACGGATGGGTGCAAAAAGCTGACGGCTCATGCCCATGGAGACGGCGGCGCACAGGCCCAGGCACAGCAGGATGGCCACTCCGGCCACCAGATACAGCAGGCGCATGACCCATCCGGCCAAGGGTTTTGGCTGCTGGAGAATCAAGCAGAGGCCGCCGGCGCCGCCGGGCCGGACGTAATAGGAGTACTCTCCACCCCCGTCCAGCGCCAGGCCGGCGAGCAGCCGCTCCCGCAGGACGGGAGCCAGCCCAGCGTCCCGCAGACTGGCGGAGGCGTACACCTCGTCCCAGAAGGCGTCCAGCACCAGTACGCCGCCGGCGGAGCCTGTCCGCTTCTCAAAGAGCCGCTCGAAGTGCCGCTGCGTCAGGTCCAGGACCACATAGCCCACCACCCGCTCCCCCTCCCGAACCGCGCAGGCGGCCTGGAGGAGGCTGCCCGCGCCGCCCTGGCCAAAGTCGTCCACATCCCGGTAGACGATATCCGGGGAGCGCCGGGCGGCCTTGAGCAAGCCCCAGTCTACGCTGAGGCAGCCGCCGCCGGAGAGGCTAGCGGTGGCGTAAAGACGGCTGCCGCCGGCGTCAAAGAGGGAAAAGGCGGCGTCGTTGAGCAGGGGGCTGGCGGTATCGTAGAGGATGGAGTAGATATCCTGAGCCATGTCGGTGTGGCCGGAGTCCAGGGCGCTGCGGACCCGTCCGCTGCTCCGGAGGCGGTCCATCACCTGAGCGCAGGCGTCCAGCAGGCCGTCCAGGTCGCCGCACAGGGCGTCCAACTGCGTCTGGGCGGTATCGGCCACGCTGCGGTGAAGGGAGGACTGGAAGATGCCCAGCATGAGGACGGTACACAGCAGCAATGGCACCATGCCGATCAGCAGGAAGCTCACCAGCAGCTTGGTGCGGAAGGAGCGGTTGAGAAAGTCCCTCATGCCCGTTCCTCCCCGCACAGTGCCAGCCACCGGGCGGTGAATTCCTCTTTCAGCCCCGCAGCCCAGTGGACGTCGTAGTCGATGACGTCCAGCTCCTCCACCGGCGGCAGACTGTCAGGGTCGTGGACGTCGGTGCGGACCGAGCGGCGGGAGAACTGGCTGACCACCAGCTCCTGCACGTCCCGGCTCTGGACGAACTCCAGAAAGGCCTTGGCGTTTTCCGCATGGGGGGCCCCGGCCACCAGAGCGCTGCCGTCCGGGACGGCGCTGGTGCCCTCAGCGGGGAGGAAGACGGCAATCTCCGCCCCCTGACCCAGCCCCTTGAGCGCGGTCTCCTCCAGGGTGACGCCCAGATACCGGCTGCCGTTGGCCACCGCGCCCACCACGTCGCCGGAGTCGGCCAGAATGTCACCGTCCAGGTTGGCCGCGAACTGCTCCAGCAGCTCCCAATCGTCGCCGGGCAGACAGGACAGCAGCGTGAGGGCCGCCGTATAGCTGGAGCCGGACACGGTGGGGTCGGCGAAGGCGATTTTGCCCTTCCACCGGGGGTCGATCAGATCGGCCCAGCCGGTGAGCTGGTCGGGCTCCACCAGCTTGGGGTTGTAGATAAAGACCAGGGGCAATGAGGAAAAGGGCGTCCATGCGTCGCCCTCCGGCCGCAGCCCCTCCCGCAGCCGGTCCGCCCCGGCGCAGGCGTAGGGCTCGAAGCAGCTCTCATAGGCACACAGGCTCTCCACCCCACCGCCGAACATCACGTCGCAGACCGGCTGCTCGGCCTCGGCAGCGATGCGCTCCAGCAGCTCGTTGGTGCCGCCGGTGATCACCTCCACCCAGATACCGGTCTCCTCCTGAAACTCCTTGACGATGGGGCCGTAGACCGCCTGCTTGTGGGAGGTATAGAGGGTCAGCCGGGCGTCCCGGCCGGGGGCCAGGGCGGCGGTGGCCTCATCCGCCGGGACGGCGCAGGCCGCGAGAGCTCCCAGAAGGGCCAGCAGCAGTCCGATCTTCTTCACGGTAGCGCCCCCTTTCTCTCATGTGGCGGAAACGAGCAGCGCTTCCAGCACCGCCGCCACGCTGGTACAGCGGCGGGGAAAACGGGCGGCCAGAGCCGGGTCGGCCCCCTCCATCAGCCAGGCCGTCCCCGCCGTCTCCAGCATGGCCGCATCGTTCCAGTTGTCCCCAAAGGCTACGACTTCCTCAGGGTGGATCCCCAGCCCGGCACACAGCTCCCGAAGGCCCTTGCCCTTGTCCGCCAGGCCGAAGTCTACCCAGTCGGGCCCGGCGGCGGCCATGTGGAAGGGCGCTCCCCACACCGGGCCCAGGACCCGCTGGGGCCCGTGGGTGCCCTGCGGGCAGTAGGCAGAGACCTTGAGGATCGCCTCGTCGATCTCACCCGGGTCAGCGATCCGGGTCACCCGGTTGCCCTTGCCCTCCCGCAGATAGGCGATATACCCCTCGTCGGAGTCGCAGATATAGCTGGTGTTGGCGCCGGAGAGCAGCACCCGGCAGCCCTCCAGAGTCTGAATGGCCCGGGCCAGAGCCAGGGCCGGCTCCCGGGGCATGGGGGTCCGGGACAGGACGGGGGCGGTCTCCTCCGGGCCGGGACCGTAAAGGATAGCGCCGTTTTCGCACAGGAAGCAGACCGCGTCGGCCACCGGGGCGAACAGCCCCCGCAGGGAGTGATACTGCCGCCCGGAGGCCGGGCAGAACAGGACGCCCCGGTCCCGCAGCCGCCGGATGAGTCCGAAAAGGGCGGGGTCCAGGGCGGCGGCGCCATAGGGGATGAGCGTGCCGTCAATATCGCTGGCGATGAGCCTGACCATAACATGACCTCGGTTCCAGGAGATAGAAAAACGGCGGGGGCCAGGCCCCCGCCGCGCTCACCGGGCGGACCGGACGGAGAGGGACCCCTGGGTGATGATTCGGCCGTTCTTACGGCTAAATAATACCATATGATCCCCCTCAAAGTCCACCCGCACCTTCTGGCCGATCTGATAGAGCACGCCGCCGAAGATGACGCCGGTGAGCAGATACTCCCCAATACGCAGCTTGACGGTGGTCTCCATGCCGGTGGGCATGGCGCTGTAGACCTCGGCCTCCAGCGCGCCGTGTTCCGAGATGGACAGGAACTCAGGCCGGACACCCAGCACGAAGTCCTCGTCGGAGAGGACGGCCTCGTCCCCGAAATCCTCCGTCTCGTTGACCTTGGCGATGTGGCAGCGGAAGGGGGTGTCCTTGTTTCCCTTCTCCACATGGCCCTTTTGGCTCTGTTTGGCCTGCTCTGCCGCCTTTTTCTCCGCGTCCTGGGCGTCGGCCCGGGCAAACCAGTCCGGCAGGTCCAGGGGCGTGCGGGGCGTGAAAGCGAGCCGGGTGCCCGCAAAGACCTCCAGCTCCACCGTGCCGTCGGGGGCCTGATGGCCTTTGGCCTCCATGAAGTTGATGGCCGGATTGCCCACGAAGTCGGCCACAAAGAGGTTGTTGGGCTTATTATAGACGTCCAGGGGGGCGTCGTACTGCTGGAGCACGCCGTTGTCGATGAGACAGATCTTGGTGGCCAGGGTCATGGCCTCCATCTGGTCATGGGTGACGTAGATAAAGGTAGAGCCGGTGTCGATGTGCAGCCGCTGGAGCTCCGAGCGCATCTCCAGCCGCAGCTTGGCGTCCAGATTGGACAGCGGCTCGTCCATAAAGAGTACCGCGGGCTCGGGGGCCAGGGTGCGGGCGATGGCCACCCGCTGCTGCTGTCCGCCGGAGAGCTCGGAGGGATAACGGTCCATGAACATGCCGATTTTGACAATGCGGGCCACCCGGCGGACCGAGAGGTCGATCTCCTCCGGGGAGAGCTTGCGCACGCCGGTCACAGGCACGCCGTCCTTGAGGTAGGCGAAATCCTCCCGGAAGGTGCAGCCCTGGGCGGCGCACGCCGCCCGGGCGCTCTCCAGCGCCTTTTCCAACTGCTCCAGTCTGGCCTTGGCCACGGTGACCGGCTCCATAGACTCGTGGAGCTTGTAGCCCATCAGGGTCTTGGCGGTGTGGAGGGAGATCTCATAGCGGTCGATGAGCTTGATATGGGCCTTGTTCACGTCCAGCCTGCCCTTTTTGTCCACACACTCCCGGATGGTCCGAACCACGTCGTCCGGCCTTTGCAGGATGCGGATGAGGGCGGCGGTCCGGCGGGCCTCCAGGTCAAACTTGGGCAGCTCCTCCTTGATGTTGCCCAGACCGAAGGCGATGTTCTGGTAGACTGTCATGTTGGGCCACAGGGCGTAGTTCTGGAACAGGAAGCCCACCTTCCGCTTATTGGGCGGGATGTTGATGCCGGCGTCGGAGTCGAACACCACCTTGTCGCCAATGGTGATGCGGCCGCTGGTGGGGGTCTCCAGCCCGGCGATCATGCGCAGCGTGGTGGTCTTGCCGCAGCCCGAGGGGCCCAGCAGCGTGACGAAGGCGTTGTCGTCGATGACCAGATTCAGGTCGTCCACGGCGTAGAATTTGTCCCAGCGCTTGGTCACGTGGGTGAGTATAATCTCAGGCATGGTTTAACCTCCTATCCCTTTGTCCAGGCTGGCGCCGGTCACTTTGTTGACAAGGGTGTTGCAGATGAGAATGGTGACGATCAGGATCAGATTGATGCCGCTGGAGAAGGCGTATAGGCCCATCTCGTCGAAGTAGTCCAGCGTGGTGGAGAGGATGAAGCCCTGCACGCACAGCAGCATAAACAGGCTCAGCTCCCGCAGACAGGTCATGAAGGGCAGCAGGTAGCCGCTGATGATGGAGGATTTCTGGATGGGGATGATGATGCGGGTCATCCGTTTGATCCAGGGCACATTCTGGATGATGGCCGCCTCCTCGATCTCGCCGGAGAGCTGGAGCATGGAGTTGAGGCTGGAGCGGCTGGCAAAGGGGATGTACTTGATGGTGCCTGCGAGAATGAGCAGCGTGTAGGTGTTGAACAGGTTGATGTGCTCGTTGGAAAAGAGGATAAAGAAGGCGGCGCCCACGGCAATGGAGGGCATCAGATAGGGCAGGAAGGCCACCGAATTGACGTAGTTGGCCCACTTGCTCCGTCGGTTTTTGGCCACAGCGTAGCCAATGAGGGTGCCGATGGTGCCTGCCAGCAGGGCGCAGGAGACCGACACCAGAATGGTGCCCCGGAAGGCCCGCCAGATGGTCTCATTGTGGAGGATACCCTTCTGGCCGTACATGCCGTTTTCGGTGACGTTCTCGCTGGTGACCCACCATTTGGTGGTCAGGTTGCCGGCGTCCCCCGTGTAGAGGAAGGAGTAGTCGCCGGGGTTGGGCAGGAAGGTCTCGAAGGCGAAGGAGACGATGGGAAAAATACTGGTGAAAAAGGTGAGGACCACCAGCACCAGGGCGATGACGTATTTGCCCGCCCGGCCCAGGTTGATCTTGGAGGTCTGCCCCGACTTGCCGGTGACGGTGGTGTAGCTCTTGCGCGAGCGCAGAGACATCTGGTTCATCAGCATGATGGCCACGCCGAACACCATCATGACGATGGCCAAAATGCTGGCCTCGCCGGTGTATTTGGAGTTCATGGACACATATTTGGTGGCCAGGGTGGTGAGTCCCAGGTAGTGGGGCACCGGATAGGAGCCCATAGAGGAGCCGAAGACCAGCAGCACCGTGGACAGGATGGCGGGCTTGACCATGGGCAGGGTGATCTTGCACATGGTCTTCCACTTGGGAGTATCCAGGATGGTGGCGGCCTCCTCCAGGTTGGCGTCCATGTTGCGGAAGATGCCGCCGATCAGGATATAGGCGAAGGGGGCGTAGTGCAGACCCAGCACCACCAGACTGGGGAAGAGCCCCTTGCACCACCACAGGGGCATGTTGATCCCCAGGGTGGCAGCCAGCAGCCCGTTGGAGGT
Protein-coding regions in this window:
- a CDS encoding ABC transporter permease — protein: MNPSSTRTAGRPAILLNQLRTFFSKPHNVILLLMGIVLTVTTVAPIVAIVEDTFKIHAGTIDAHLTGKASGYTLVNYIDLFTSRLARTNLWTPLLNTLWLAAGTCVVSILYGGLFAFLVTRTNLAWRKYLSSIFIFPYIMPQWTLAVVWQNLFNSNAVTGTSNGLLAATLGINMPLWWCKGLFPSLVVLGLHYAPFAYILIGGIFRNMDANLEEAATILDTPKWKTMCKITLPMVKPAILSTVLLVFGSSMGSYPVPHYLGLTTLATKYVSMNSKYTGEASILAIVMMVFGVAIMLMNQMSLRSRKSYTTVTGKSGQTSKINLGRAGKYVIALVLVVLTFFTSIFPIVSFAFETFLPNPGDYSFLYTGDAGNLTTKWWVTSENVTENGMYGQKGILHNETIWRAFRGTILVSVSCALLAGTIGTLIGYAVAKNRRSKWANYVNSVAFLPYLMPSIAVGAAFFILFSNEHINLFNTYTLLILAGTIKYIPFASRSSLNSMLQLSGEIEEAAIIQNVPWIKRMTRIIIPIQKSSIISGYLLPFMTCLRELSLFMLLCVQGFILSTTLDYFDEMGLYAFSSGINLILIVTILICNTLVNKVTGASLDKGIGG
- a CDS encoding ABC transporter ATP-binding protein yields the protein MPEIILTHVTKRWDKFYAVDDLNLVIDDNAFVTLLGPSGCGKTTTLRMIAGLETPTSGRITIGDKVVFDSDAGINIPPNKRKVGFLFQNYALWPNMTVYQNIAFGLGNIKEELPKFDLEARRTAALIRILQRPDDVVRTIRECVDKKGRLDVNKAHIKLIDRYEISLHTAKTLMGYKLHESMEPVTVAKARLEQLEKALESARAACAAQGCTFREDFAYLKDGVPVTGVRKLSPEEIDLSVRRVARIVKIGMFMDRYPSELSGGQQQRVAIARTLAPEPAVLFMDEPLSNLDAKLRLEMRSELQRLHIDTGSTFIYVTHDQMEAMTLATKICLIDNGVLQQYDAPLDVYNKPNNLFVADFVGNPAINFMEAKGHQAPDGTVELEVFAGTRLAFTPRTPLDLPDWFARADAQDAEKKAAEQAKQSQKGHVEKGNKDTPFRCHIAKVNETEDFGDEAVLSDEDFVLGVRPEFLSISEHGALEAEVYSAMPTGMETTVKLRIGEYLLTGVIFGGVLYQIGQKVRVDFEGDHMVLFSRKNGRIITQGSLSVRSAR
- a CDS encoding thiolase family protein translates to MREVVIVSACRTPIGEFNGAFASLSARDLAIAAGKEAIRRAGLAPSQVDEIAMGQLYTAMQGSLPARQVSMRIGLPARSNAVSVNQNCASGMRALEIVCNDVALGKTDIGLAVGVESMTNAPYLLPKARNGYRMGHGQITDSMLHDGLVDELSGGHMGVTAENVAKRYGITRQECDELAVLSHQRACAAIDAGTFKDEIVPMEVRSRKGTVVVDTDEHPIRGADLASMAQLPPAFLRDGVVTAANASGINDAAAAAVVMSKEKADALGIAPLAKMLHICGEGVEPEVMGLGPAVAIPKCLKAVGLAFEDVDYWEVNEAFAAQFIGVERMLQEEHGIQMDRARTNINGSGISLGHPVGCTALRIVVSLIYEMLHSGHRVGGAALCVGGGPAMASLWERI
- a CDS encoding sensor histidine kinase, encoding MRDFLNRSFRTKLLVSFLLIGMVPLLLCTVLMLGIFQSSLHRSVADTAQTQLDALCGDLDGLLDACAQVMDRLRSSGRVRSALDSGHTDMAQDIYSILYDTASPLLNDAAFSLFDAGGSRLYATASLSGGGCLSVDWGLLKAARRSPDIVYRDVDDFGQGGAGSLLQAACAVREGERVVGYVVLDLTQRHFERLFEKRTGSAGGVLVLDAFWDEVYASASLRDAGLAPVLRERLLAGLALDGGGEYSYYVRPGGAGGLCLILQQPKPLAGWVMRLLYLVAGVAILLCLGLCAAVSMGMSRQLFAPIRALNSAMEEVERGNLDARVEPRGADEMAQLAGRFNRMTRRLEENLEQSLRQQRELNDAQIRMMQAQLNPHFLYNTLDTVKWLGKIHQVPEVATISADLADILRSSITNDEFVPLEQELRLLDRYVEIQRIRFSGTFQLRTQVDDGLLDVLVPKLMLQPLVENAIIHGFEDSDGGEIVVSAREEPGHLLITVSDDGRGMSEESLRNFQAQILPGPGRHLGLHNVDAILRLHYGPDNGLRFVPTGGRGTCVRITLPITRREVPSC
- a CDS encoding ABC transporter substrate-binding protein gives rise to the protein MKKIGLLLALLGALAACAVPADEATAALAPGRDARLTLYTSHKQAVYGPIVKEFQEETGIWVEVITGGTNELLERIAAEAEQPVCDVMFGGGVESLCAYESCFEPYACAGADRLREGLRPEGDAWTPFSSLPLVFIYNPKLVEPDQLTGWADLIDPRWKGKIAFADPTVSGSSYTAALTLLSCLPGDDWELLEQFAANLDGDILADSGDVVGAVANGSRYLGVTLEETALKGLGQGAEIAVFLPAEGTSAVPDGSALVAGAPHAENAKAFLEFVQSRDVQELVVSQFSRRSVRTDVHDPDSLPPVEELDVIDYDVHWAAGLKEEFTARWLALCGEERA
- a CDS encoding HAD family hydrolase encodes the protein MVRLIASDIDGTLIPYGAAALDPALFGLIRRLRDRGVLFCPASGRQYHSLRGLFAPVADAVCFLCENGAILYGPGPEETAPVLSRTPMPREPALALARAIQTLEGCRVLLSGANTSYICDSDEGYIAYLREGKGNRVTRIADPGEIDEAILKVSAYCPQGTHGPQRVLGPVWGAPFHMAAAGPDWVDFGLADKGKGLRELCAGLGIHPEEVVAFGDNWNDAAMLETAGTAWLMEGADPALAARFPRRCTSVAAVLEALLVSAT
- a CDS encoding response regulator transcription factor, with the protein product MLKVVVVEDEELVRKGIVLAVDWASVGCAVVGEAANGQEGLEVIARYRPDLIVTDIKMPRLDGLEMVRQLRAQGNRAYVILLTAYSDFSYAQAAVKLGAVDYLLKPFRDGELEAVVERIQRREREERHPASPAGPEELRGKSKYVMEALNYISEHYNDPEIGVSSIAGHLGVSESHLSHVFKKETSYTLSGYLTSYRMHKAMELLKDCRSKVYEVAEQVGYRDITYFSSTFKKAVGFSPSEFQRRCQ